A genomic window from Luteolibacter sp. LG18 includes:
- a CDS encoding cbb3-type cytochrome c oxidase N-terminal domain-containing protein: MNEETKRGSYAREKGEVVLREHEFDGIQEYDQKLPNWWLFTFYIAIVWFLVHWCVYYYTASASTDDENIRGAMVEIQQKKDRELAATLASLDDTTLVTKWATDPAITAAGEATFLASCAACHSADLSATMVVNNQPIPLPGRPLNDHHWEYGGKPMDVFKLINEGTPVNAPGYNGAKMQAWGQVLSPKQVAEVTAFLISKNPEDFKN; this comes from the coding sequence ATGAATGAGGAAACCAAACGCGGTTCCTACGCCCGCGAGAAGGGCGAGGTGGTGCTCCGTGAGCACGAATTCGACGGCATTCAGGAATACGACCAAAAGCTGCCAAACTGGTGGCTGTTCACCTTCTATATCGCCATCGTCTGGTTCCTGGTCCACTGGTGCGTGTACTACTACACCGCCAGTGCCAGCACTGATGACGAGAACATCCGCGGCGCGATGGTGGAGATCCAGCAGAAGAAGGACCGCGAGCTCGCGGCCACCCTGGCATCCCTCGATGACACCACGCTGGTGACGAAGTGGGCGACCGATCCGGCCATCACCGCCGCGGGCGAAGCCACCTTTCTGGCCAGTTGCGCGGCCTGCCATTCCGCCGACCTCAGCGCCACCATGGTGGTGAACAACCAGCCGATCCCGCTCCCGGGACGCCCGCTCAACGACCACCACTGGGAGTACGGGGGCAAGCCCATGGACGTCTTCAAGCTCATCAACGAGGGCACGCCCGTGAACGCTCCCGGCTACAACGGCGCGAAGATGCAGGCATGGGGCCAGGTGCTCTCGCCGAAGCAAGTCGCCGAGGTCACCGCGTTCCTGATTTCGAAAAACCCGGAGGATTTCAAGAACTGA
- a CDS encoding sulfite exporter TauE/SafE family protein produces MDLTLAGAFATGLVTSVHCAGMCGPLACGVGASARSEHGQLAAICAYHTGRMTAYATIGAVCGALGKEPLGWFFHSPMVVLPWLLVLALLLSATRLDKKIPYPAALLRFTARMRFKAAAMPAITSGGLMGLLTPFLPCGPLYALFLALVTSGSAARGAETALAFSLGTIPLLWLAQRQWLRLKWRLGPQALARWQRGLALAAAVVLAWRLHGTLPLRNAEETPRELPSCCHEG; encoded by the coding sequence ATGGACCTCACCCTCGCCGGAGCCTTCGCCACGGGCCTCGTGACCAGCGTGCACTGCGCGGGCATGTGCGGGCCGCTGGCCTGCGGCGTGGGTGCATCCGCCCGCAGCGAACACGGACAACTGGCGGCCATCTGCGCCTACCACACCGGCCGGATGACCGCCTACGCCACCATTGGCGCGGTGTGCGGTGCCTTGGGCAAGGAACCGCTGGGATGGTTCTTCCACTCGCCGATGGTGGTGCTGCCGTGGCTGCTTGTGCTCGCATTGCTGCTTTCCGCCACCCGCCTCGACAAGAAAATCCCCTACCCTGCGGCGCTGCTCCGGTTCACCGCACGGATGCGCTTCAAAGCGGCGGCGATGCCCGCCATCACAAGTGGAGGTTTGATGGGACTACTGACCCCGTTCCTGCCCTGTGGCCCGCTGTATGCGCTGTTTCTCGCATTGGTGACCTCGGGATCCGCCGCACGCGGGGCGGAAACGGCACTGGCTTTCAGCTTGGGAACGATTCCCCTCCTGTGGCTGGCCCAGCGCCAGTGGCTGCGTTTGAAATGGCGGCTGGGACCGCAGGCCTTGGCCCGCTGGCAACGCGGTCTCGCGTTGGCCGCCGCGGTGGTGTTGGCCTGGCGTCTCCACGGCACCCTGCCGCTGCGGAACGCGGAAGAGACTCCACGGGAACTGCCGTCGTGCTGCCACGAGGGCTGA
- the ccoG gene encoding cytochrome c oxidase accessory protein CcoG, with protein MSRPPSAPRQPDLVSVTTIHRDGSRNFLHPADVRGKWNTLRRLSGLLLIALYVALPWIPVNGAPALFLDVEERKFHVMGLTLVPQDLWVMFFGISGLGFTLFFVTSLFGRIWCGWTCPYTVFLDHVFRRIERWTEGDAVARRRLQAAPWSGAKIARRLVKHTLYALAAAAIAHVFLSYFVSIPRLWTRMNEGPLAHPTDFAVVSSLTAVLWFCFGWFREQFCIVLCPYGRLQSALTDDHTVTVGYDVNRGEPRGARGKAGGDCIDCRRCVNVCPTGIDIRNGLQMECIGCTACIDACDAVMTKLALPPGLIRYDSLNGFAGKKRRWLRPRVVVYTVLGFLGLTAFSTAAWLRARPYTADFSRMRGQPFYADTAAVRNHYVVRIQNKRNQPATCTLRLVDAPAGFTVSGADTPVEIPTRGEITRTAIILAPKSAYHGPCDLTLELTADPGSVTIRHGLRFLGPAPTP; from the coding sequence ATGAGCCGTCCGCCATCCGCCCCACGCCAACCGGATCTGGTGTCCGTCACCACGATCCACCGCGATGGCTCGCGCAATTTCCTCCATCCCGCCGACGTACGCGGAAAATGGAACACGCTGCGGCGGCTTTCCGGACTGCTGCTGATCGCCCTCTACGTGGCTCTGCCGTGGATCCCGGTGAACGGGGCGCCCGCGTTGTTCCTGGACGTGGAGGAACGGAAGTTCCACGTGATGGGGCTTACTCTGGTGCCGCAGGATCTGTGGGTGATGTTCTTCGGCATCTCCGGGCTGGGCTTCACCCTATTTTTCGTCACCTCGCTGTTCGGGCGGATCTGGTGCGGCTGGACCTGCCCTTACACCGTGTTCCTCGATCACGTGTTCCGCCGTATCGAACGCTGGACCGAGGGTGACGCGGTGGCCCGCCGTCGCCTCCAGGCCGCGCCATGGAGCGGTGCCAAGATCGCGAGGCGGCTGGTGAAACACACGCTCTACGCGCTGGCGGCGGCGGCCATCGCCCACGTCTTCCTCTCCTACTTCGTTTCGATCCCACGGCTGTGGACCCGGATGAACGAGGGCCCTCTCGCCCATCCGACGGACTTCGCGGTCGTGTCCTCGCTCACCGCGGTGCTGTGGTTCTGCTTCGGCTGGTTCCGCGAGCAATTCTGCATCGTCCTGTGTCCCTACGGTCGGCTCCAGAGCGCTTTGACCGACGACCACACCGTGACCGTGGGATACGATGTCAACCGCGGTGAACCGCGTGGCGCGAGGGGCAAGGCGGGCGGCGATTGTATCGACTGCCGCCGCTGCGTGAACGTCTGCCCCACCGGCATCGACATCCGCAACGGACTCCAGATGGAATGCATCGGCTGCACGGCCTGCATCGACGCCTGCGATGCCGTGATGACGAAGCTCGCGCTTCCGCCCGGCCTGATCCGTTACGATTCCCTCAATGGCTTCGCGGGCAAGAAGCGCCGTTGGCTGCGTCCCCGCGTGGTGGTTTACACCGTGCTCGGTTTCCTCGGCCTCACCGCCTTCTCCACCGCCGCGTGGCTGCGCGCCCGGCCCTACACCGCGGATTTCTCCCGTATGCGCGGGCAGCCGTTTTACGCGGATACCGCGGCGGTGCGGAACCACTACGTCGTCCGGATCCAGAACAAGCGGAACCAGCCCGCGACCTGCACCCTACGCCTCGTCGATGCCCCCGCCGGCTTCACGGTCAGCGGCGCGGATACCCCGGTGGAAATCCCCACCCGCGGTGAAATCACCCGCACGGCCATCATCCTCGCCCCAAAATCCGCCTACCACGGGCCCTGCGATCTCACGCTGGAACTCACCGCCGATCCCGGTTCCGTGACGATCCGCCACGGACTGCGCTTTCTCGGCCCCGCGCCCACGCCTTGA